A DNA window from Candidatus Atribacteria bacterium contains the following coding sequences:
- a CDS encoding integrase: MMMVVMMNDSKLNRLTQIKSFLSETEAVEFKKRSKKEAYGWIEETLGRFNYFILSKKEKGLIRRYLMKISGYSRAQLTRHINQYREEGQLRIKEYERHRFEKKYTNRDIQLLAKTAQLHDSPNGAALKKTLERMAREYGKEEYLNIANISVSHIYNLKKKVPYLRSVSFYQKTHKGKGKAIGVRCKPQPQGKPGYLRVDTMHQGDQEGQKGVYHINTVDEITQWQVIGATAKITEEYLLPLLEKIIASYPYRIINFHADNGSEYINRKVAEMLNTLLIKLTKSRPRHTNDNALIETKNGWVVRKWLGYSYIKREYAPRINDFYFGCFHEYLNFHRPCAFPREIIDRKGKIKKKYRYQDYMTPYEKLRSISDVQKYLKEGIGLEMLDKISKRYTDNEMAQKVQLARDRLFDKIVAA, encoded by the coding sequence ATGATGATGGTAGTTATGATGAATGACTCTAAATTAAATAGACTGACTCAAATAAAAAGCTTTTTATCTGAAACAGAGGCTGTAGAATTTAAAAAGAGATCCAAAAAAGAGGCTTATGGTTGGATAGAGGAGACACTAGGGAGATTTAACTATTTTATTCTCTCTAAAAAAGAAAAAGGACTAATCAGGAGATATCTCATGAAAATAAGCGGCTATTCCAGAGCCCAGCTAACCAGACACATAAACCAATACCGAGAAGAAGGTCAGCTCAGAATAAAAGAATATGAACGACATAGATTTGAGAAAAAATACACCAATAGGGATATCCAACTCCTGGCTAAGACCGCACAGTTACATGATTCTCCCAACGGAGCTGCCTTAAAGAAGACGCTGGAACGTATGGCCAGGGAATATGGGAAAGAAGAATATCTAAATATTGCCAACATCTCGGTATCTCATATCTATAACCTGAAGAAGAAAGTGCCCTACCTGCGCAGTGTATCTTTCTATCAGAAAACTCACAAAGGCAAGGGAAAAGCCATTGGTGTCAGATGTAAACCCCAACCGCAAGGCAAACCGGGCTATCTCAGGGTAGATACCATGCACCAGGGGGACCAAGAAGGCCAAAAGGGAGTTTATCATATCAATACCGTAGATGAGATTACCCAATGGCAGGTGATCGGAGCCACAGCAAAGATTACAGAAGAATATCTTCTTCCTTTATTGGAGAAGATAATAGCCAGTTATCCTTATCGGATTATTAATTTCCATGCCGATAATGGCTCAGAATACATCAATAGAAAAGTAGCAGAAATGTTAAATACTTTATTAATCAAACTAACCAAAAGTAGACCCAGACATACCAATGATAATGCTCTAATAGAGACCAAAAACGGCTGGGTAGTCAGAAAATGGTTAGGTTATAGCTATATCAAGCGAGAATATGCCCCCAGGATTAATGATTTTTATTTCGGCTGTTTTCATGAGTATTTGAACTTTCATCGTCCCTGTGCCTTCCCAAGGGAGATCATAGACAGAAAAGGAAAGATCAAGAAGAAATACCGATACCAGGACTATATGACGCCCTATGAGAAATTGAGGAGTATCTCTGATGTCCAGAAATACCTGAAAGAAGGCATTGG